The Raphanus sativus cultivar WK10039 chromosome 6, ASM80110v3, whole genome shotgun sequence sequence attacatgaatcttttttttttacacgaatccttagccagtcattatacaattttgactTTTTTGGTCTGGTTATTTCCTAAacaattgattcaattaaccaaataacttaaGAACACGTTTCCTCCCATCATTAAACcataattatcttaaacacaaaaccctttttaattaaaaaaacaattatttggaatcaaatactaatgaatcttaaaattttaaatagcttgatacagaacttttgaaactcaataataaagatatcaGAACACATTTTCTTAGATGTTCAAATAATCGAGGTTTGctttgaatatacactaaatagaatatactaacgtatattcttacttaaataacagaaacatcaatttatacttaaaaaaatgattattggaaaacctcttcaccaagttgagtctactatgcctaaaatctcggttacaatcaaatattcacaatcaaattgtcagatttgaaaaatcatgaatatggaaaaccctcttctccaagtttattctactatacATAAAATCTCGATGTCAagagattttgtatttattatatctgacttaataggttagaaaatattcattttctcccactaaaatgtgtgtacaagtacttgtcttcgtattcatcattggacattcataaaacttttaaaaaaaaatcccaaaaagcacaatgtcaaaaccaaatcgtattggttgatattatattagtgttttcacTATACAGTtacagtataacatctttaaattaataatctataaattaatatctctataaattagtataatttcatagtctcaaattgagtttttggttcaattagtatctcgataaattaataatctctataaattaataaaaaatatagttttggtatagtctcaacattattaatttatagaggtttcactttatatctctaatacaccaatgaaaatttattaataggaaaaacagttttaacattgttcttaaacaatatgttttagacaaactcaaaattatataaaaccacatTATGTGAAAAGGACAAATTCCAAATTGTATcaactattatagaatatatgttatatgttaaaaataaaaaaaaataaaatctgcgCGGTCGCGCGGGTTATGATctagtttatttattaaatgacaGTTCGCACACATACtatataaactttcataaaatCCGTATTACACAAGagacgaagaaaaaaaaaacacaaaccggATAATTCCATTTATTTTGAAGACAACGATATTAAGAAAGAAAGTTCAGAGGAgaggaaaacaaaatataaatttaggcAAATATAATTATCTCATCATGCCGCCTTGCACAACCGGGGCACCCATTGCAACGCCGGCATTTTGACGTTCAGCATTTCCTTGCCATCCTAACAagttaattgtttttattaaaacagagtGAGTAGTAGGcaaattattgtatttgaagcTTTGATTAAAGATTAataagcaaaataaataataccaaGGGCTGCATCGAAACCACGGTTGGTGAGCTCGCGATAGGCTTGAGTTAAGGCACAACGCTCACAGAAGCAATGTTTAAAACAATCTCCACATTCGCTACCCTTAAGGTTGTATTGTTTTCTCATTTTAGTTCGGTAATGGCACGAGTAGATGAATCCACAGCCCGTGAACCACGTTAGTAACATGTACAACGCACCAGCCCCACAGCATGCtgaaatttattttctgttaaatatataaactgattttgtttttttataaaaaaataaaacgatTGCCGTTTTGTCGATAAGATTAGAAACTTACAAGTGGAACCTTTGTCTACTATCTCTGCGATTCGGCCAAAAGTAACGCAAGGACACCAACATGCCATACAACCTGCAACAATTAATCCTAAACTCCGTTACTATTTTCAGAAGATAATCAATTTTGGgctttaaatgatagatttgtAATCTAAAATTTTGATAGAACATGTATGCAGTATGATAACCTATAAATATATACGAGATACTATATATGGATCGTTTATATGTATGGTGCTGAATTTTAAGTATGCGATTATTTACAGAGTTTCATATTTATTGAAAGTTGGAAAGAATAGTTTACAGCTGGAGCAATCCGAGCAGCAATCGCAGAAACCGGTGGACCATTCACCCTCAGCTTGAGGTTTGCCTTTAACTTCCATCACTCTATCGTTCTGTTACTTCTTCGCTCTGTTCCTTTACGATGGCATCATGGTGATGATATTTATAGGGTTGATTTTGTATTATCTGATATTTTTCTTGGGCCATTTT is a genomic window containing:
- the LOC108809216 gene encoding protein PLANT CADMIUM RESISTANCE 2; its protein translation is MEVKGKPQAEGEWSTGFCDCCSDCSSCCMACWCPCVTFGRIAEIVDKGSTSCCGAGALYMLLTWFTGCGFIYSCHYRTKMRKQYNLKGSECGDCFKHCFCERCALTQAYRELTNRGFDAALGWQGNAERQNAGVAMGAPVVQGGMMR